In Gammaproteobacteria bacterium, one DNA window encodes the following:
- the queG gene encoding tRNA epoxyqueuosine(34) reductase QueG — protein sequence MQENTSPKNISDFAVLATTIKTWGKELGFHEVRIADAQADMSAVESGLFQWLAQEYHGTMDYMAKHGTKRTRPAELEPGTQRVISVCMNYAPPAVKNSWEVIHSGEQAFISRYALGRDYHKVIRARLQKLADKITEAVGPFNYRVFSDSAPVMEVAWAQKSGLGWRGKHTLLLNRQAGSMFFLGEMYVDLPLPVDEETGNYCGSCTRCIDICPTQAIIGPYQVDARRCISYLTIELKDSIPEPMRPLIGNRIYGCDDCQLVCPWNKYAQITQENDFHVRNGLDDVSLVELFGWDQATFETKLAGSAIRRIGYQQWLRNIAVGLGNAPYSDEIVQALQARADDPSDMVREHVQWALQQQDQKRTANQEPSL from the coding sequence ATGCAAGAAAATACCTCACCAAAAAATATTTCCGATTTTGCGGTTTTAGCAACAACGATCAAGACATGGGGCAAGGAATTGGGCTTCCATGAAGTTCGTATTGCCGATGCGCAGGCGGATATGTCCGCGGTCGAATCCGGTCTGTTCCAATGGCTGGCACAAGAATACCACGGCACGATGGATTATATGGCGAAACACGGCACCAAGCGCACCCGGCCAGCTGAATTGGAACCCGGCACGCAGCGGGTCATTTCCGTGTGTATGAACTACGCGCCGCCGGCCGTAAAAAATAGCTGGGAAGTCATTCATTCCGGCGAACAGGCGTTTATTTCTCGTTACGCGCTGGGGCGTGATTACCACAAGGTGATCCGCGCGCGGCTGCAAAAGCTCGCCGACAAAATCACCGAAGCGGTCGGTCCGTTCAATTACCGCGTATTTTCCGACAGCGCGCCGGTCATGGAAGTGGCCTGGGCGCAGAAATCCGGGCTGGGGTGGCGCGGCAAGCATACATTATTGCTGAACCGCCAAGCTGGTTCGATGTTTTTCCTCGGCGAAATGTACGTCGATCTGCCGCTACCGGTGGACGAAGAAACCGGCAATTACTGCGGCAGCTGCACCCGCTGCATCGACATTTGTCCGACACAAGCAATCATCGGGCCTTACCAAGTCGATGCCCGCCGTTGCATTTCCTATCTGACCATCGAACTCAAAGACAGCATTCCCGAGCCAATGCGGCCGCTGATCGGCAACCGCATTTACGGCTGCGACGATTGTCAGCTGGTCTGTCCGTGGAATAAGTACGCCCAAATTACCCAAGAGAACGACTTTCACGTGCGCAACGGTCTGGACGATGTTTCGCTCGTCGAATTGTTCGGCTGGGATCAGGCTACATTCGAGACCAAACTGGCCGGCAGCGCAATTCGCCGCATCGGTTATCAGCAATGGTTACGCAACATCGCGGTCGGTTTGGGCAATGCACCATATTCGGACGAAATCGTGCAAGCCTTGCAAGCGCGTGCGGACGACCCGTCGGACATGGTGCGCGAGCATGTGCAATGGGCCTTGCAGCAGCAGGATCAAAAAAGAACCGCTAATCAGGAGCCATCACTATGA
- a CDS encoding dTMP kinase, producing MKQGKFITLEGIDGAGKSTQLAWIVELLQRAGLQTVVTREPGGTELGERLRAVLLDKSMTMHAETEALLMFAARREHLDKVILPALQLGQWVISDRFTDASFAYQGGGRGLDNAKLGILEQWVQGALQPDLTLYFDVPVEIGQQRVSQIKDADRFEQEQAGFFQRVRNAYLDRARQFPGRIHIIDSSRPLAEVKAAVEQTVQRLLHYA from the coding sequence ATGAAGCAAGGTAAATTCATCACACTCGAAGGCATTGACGGCGCCGGAAAATCGACGCAGCTGGCGTGGATTGTCGAGTTGTTGCAGCGTGCGGGGTTGCAGACCGTCGTCACACGTGAGCCGGGTGGCACCGAACTGGGTGAGCGATTGCGCGCTGTGTTGCTGGATAAATCGATGACCATGCACGCGGAGACCGAAGCTTTGCTGATGTTCGCGGCGCGGCGCGAGCATCTGGATAAAGTGATTCTGCCTGCGCTGCAACTAGGCCAATGGGTGATCTCCGATCGCTTCACCGATGCCAGTTTTGCCTATCAAGGCGGCGGGCGGGGACTGGATAACGCCAAGCTTGGCATTCTGGAGCAATGGGTGCAGGGTGCTTTGCAGCCGGATTTGACGTTGTATTTCGATGTACCGGTGGAGATCGGCCAGCAGCGCGTCAGTCAAATCAAAGATGCCGATCGTTTCGAGCAAGAGCAGGCGGGTTTCTTTCAACGCGTGCGAAACGCTTACCTCGACCGGGCGCGGCAATTTCCCGGTCGTATTCACATCATCGACAGCAGCCGCCCACTCGCGGAAGTCAAAGCGGCGGTCGAGCAAACCGTTCAGCGGCTGTTACACTATGCGTGA
- a CDS encoding IS1595 family transposase produces the protein MNAKNRYYFRSRIREAKFRQLIRCFSMDFTATDTAQLTGISIRSVNTIYLKIRQRIAQNCELESPLQGSVEVDESYFGAQRVRGKRGRGAYGKTIVFGVLKRQGKVYTEIVPDCSKATLQAIIRGHVAPDTVIHSDGWRGYDGLVDIGFDKHFRVHHGDNEFASGERHINGIESFWSFAKRRLAKFNGVPEHTFYLHLKETEFRFNHRRDNLYHEILKLLRLNPL, from the coding sequence ATGAATGCTAAAAACAGATACTATTTTCGTTCTCGAATCAGAGAAGCAAAATTCAGGCAACTTATTCGATGTTTTTCGATGGATTTTACTGCTACTGACACAGCCCAATTGACCGGCATTTCTATCCGATCCGTCAATACCATTTATCTTAAAATACGACAGCGAATTGCCCAGAATTGCGAACTTGAATCCCCTCTGCAAGGTTCTGTAGAAGTTGATGAGTCTTACTTTGGTGCCCAGCGAGTCAGGGGTAAAAGGGGGCGGGGCGCTTATGGCAAAACAATAGTCTTTGGTGTGCTTAAACGCCAAGGAAAAGTTTATACAGAGATTGTTCCAGATTGCTCTAAAGCGACATTGCAAGCCATTATCCGTGGGCATGTAGCGCCCGATACCGTAATCCATTCCGATGGATGGCGTGGTTATGACGGATTGGTCGATATCGGCTTTGATAAGCACTTCAGGGTTCACCATGGTGACAATGAGTTTGCCAGTGGCGAGCGGCATATTAATGGTATCGAGTCTTTCTGGAGTTTTGCTAAAAGACGTTTGGCCAAGTTCAATGGTGTGCCCGAACATACTTTCTACCTGCACTTGAAAGAAACCGAATTTCGTTTTAATCATCGCCGTGATAATCTCTATCATGAAATTCTTAAATTGTTACGTTTAAACCCGCTTTAA
- a CDS encoding D-hexose-6-phosphate mutarotase: MTIEQLNANFGIAGQLEFITGKGGLPMIQVNIAKAKALISIHAGQVLSYQPAGEPEDVMFLSAKAYYQDGKAIKGGAPICWPWFGADPEGKGRPGHGFVRNRGWNVVATEALSNGDIKVTVGLDDTAETQAIWPHAFSLRQEIVIGDSLNLSLITRNTGKEKFTITQAFHTYFRVGDITQTKVLGLNGCDYLDKAGGGNTQKHQTGDVTIDAEVDRIYLNVGNTLTINDAALSRRIQITSQNSKTAVVWNPWEKIAKDMADLEDHDYQRLLCVETTNAADDVVEVAPSGECRLVANYRVVRG, from the coding sequence ATGACTATTGAACAACTCAACGCCAATTTTGGCATCGCAGGTCAACTCGAATTTATCACCGGCAAAGGCGGATTACCGATGATTCAAGTCAATATCGCCAAGGCCAAAGCGCTGATCTCGATCCATGCCGGTCAAGTGCTGTCGTATCAACCCGCCGGTGAACCGGAAGATGTGATGTTTTTGAGCGCGAAAGCGTATTACCAGGATGGCAAGGCCATTAAAGGCGGCGCGCCAATCTGCTGGCCGTGGTTTGGCGCCGATCCGGAAGGCAAAGGCCGCCCTGGACACGGCTTCGTGCGCAATCGCGGCTGGAATGTGGTGGCCACCGAAGCGCTAAGCAATGGCGACATCAAAGTCACCGTTGGCTTGGACGATACGGCGGAAACGCAAGCCATCTGGCCGCATGCCTTCAGCCTGCGGCAGGAAATCGTCATCGGCGACAGCTTGAATCTGTCATTGATCACGCGTAACACCGGCAAGGAAAAATTCACCATCACTCAGGCATTCCACACCTATTTCAGGGTCGGCGACATCACGCAAACCAAAGTACTCGGCCTGAACGGCTGCGACTACCTCGACAAAGCCGGTGGCGGCAACACGCAAAAACATCAAACAGGTGACGTGACCATCGACGCCGAAGTCGACCGCATCTATCTGAATGTTGGCAATACCTTGACCATCAACGACGCAGCCTTGAGTCGCCGTATCCAGATCACCTCGCAGAACAGTAAAACCGCTGTGGTATGGAACCCGTGGGAAAAAATCGCCAAAGACATGGCGGATTTGGAAGATCACGATTACCAGCGCTTATTGTGCGTGGAAACGACCAATGCGGCGGATGATGTCGTGGAAGTTGCGCCAAGTGGGGAGTGCCGGTTAGTGGCTAATTACCGGGTGGTGCGCGGTTGA
- the purT gene encoding formate-dependent phosphoribosylglycinamide formyltransferase: MKTPSIIGTPLSSSATKVMLLGSGELGKEVIIALQRLGVETIAVDRYANAPGHQVAHRAHVINMADGQVLRALVEQEKPDIIVPEIEAIATDMLVEIEQAGIATVIPTARAARLTMNREGIRCLAAETLGLPTSPYTFANSLAELQSAIDEKIGYPCIVKPVMSSSGKGQSRIDHTGEVKAAWHYAASGSRVDQGRVIVEGVIHFDYEITQLTVRALDGDGNVKTHFCEPIGHVQVHGDYVESWQPQAMSPAALQRAREIAKIITDDLGGLGIFGVELFVKGDDVWFSEVSPRPHDTGMVTMCSQKQSEFDLHARAILGLPVDTSLLAPGASAVIYGQLEAKGIAFSGVTEALQVPQSDIRLFGKPESFKRRRMGVALANGADTNQARERAKLVANFVLPVKE; the protein is encoded by the coding sequence ATGAAAACACCATCAATCATCGGCACACCGCTGAGTTCCTCGGCGACCAAAGTCATGCTGCTCGGCAGCGGCGAACTCGGCAAGGAAGTCATCATCGCATTGCAGCGCCTTGGCGTTGAAACCATCGCGGTCGACCGCTACGCCAACGCGCCGGGGCATCAAGTCGCGCATCGCGCGCATGTCATCAACATGGCGGATGGTCAGGTTTTGCGAGCATTGGTCGAACAGGAAAAGCCCGATATCATCGTGCCGGAAATCGAAGCGATCGCTACCGACATGCTGGTCGAAATCGAGCAAGCCGGTATTGCCACCGTGATTCCGACCGCGCGAGCCGCTCGATTGACGATGAACCGCGAAGGTATTCGTTGCCTGGCGGCGGAAACCCTCGGGTTGCCGACGTCGCCGTATACCTTTGCCAACAGCCTGGCGGAATTGCAGTCTGCGATTGACGAAAAAATCGGTTATCCCTGTATCGTCAAACCGGTGATGTCGTCGTCCGGCAAAGGGCAATCGCGTATCGATCATACCGGGGAAGTGAAAGCAGCGTGGCATTATGCCGCCAGCGGCAGCCGGGTCGATCAGGGGCGGGTCATCGTCGAAGGTGTGATTCATTTCGATTATGAAATCACGCAACTGACCGTGCGCGCGCTGGATGGGGACGGCAATGTTAAAACGCATTTCTGCGAACCGATTGGACATGTGCAGGTACACGGTGATTACGTCGAAAGCTGGCAACCGCAGGCCATGTCCCCGGCGGCGCTGCAACGTGCGCGCGAAATCGCCAAGATCATCACCGATGATTTAGGCGGGTTGGGCATTTTTGGCGTGGAATTGTTCGTCAAGGGCGACGATGTCTGGTTCAGCGAAGTCAGCCCGCGGCCGCACGACACCGGTATGGTGACGATGTGCAGCCAGAAGCAAAGCGAATTCGATTTGCACGCGCGCGCGATTCTGGGATTGCCGGTCGATACTTCGTTGCTCGCGCCCGGTGCCAGCGCGGTGATTTACGGCCAACTCGAAGCCAAAGGCATCGCCTTTTCCGGCGTGACCGAGGCGCTGCAAGTACCGCAAAGCGACATCCGCCTGTTCGGCAAGCCGGAATCGTTCAAACGGCGGCGCATGGGCGTTGCATTGGCGAATGGTGCGGATACGAACCAAGCACGCGAGCGAGCCAAGCTTGTAGCGAATTTTGTTTTGCCTGTTAAAGAATAG
- a CDS encoding N-acetylmuramoyl-L-alanine amidase: MLETVGQSKRVTTYPNDDSATVAGNFLLSCLILIFFCCIGVNQTALAAGITVKSVRIGLTPDFTRITLESNQPLEYELSMLENPHRVVVDLNNTQISQALATLPQKVDAIDPFVQKIRVGQYKPHVIRLVFDLKANVVPRTSVIEPKENFAHRLILDIYHPNKAGKVESSARAGAAVNTDFEADVLDELVATLVQGGAKQKTEPAKLIWPHAPKPQLNSASQAKQINNTSVSSAAPSRKPGKAPQKSLAPRILVIAIDPGHGGKDPGAVGNQGTHEKDVTLAIAKKLKERIDKEPNMRAVLTRDGDYYISLPQRRINARRANADLFVSIHADANPRAHAHGSSVFTLSEHGATSTTASWLANKENSVDNDLMGGIDITSKSKDIKELLLDLSLNATINDSVKLAEYVLKQLGGINHLHKRNVEQAGFAVLKSPDIPSILVETAFLSNPREEEKLRSKGYQDKMADAMYLGIKKYFADNPALARSAVAQAE, from the coding sequence ATGCTTGAAACAGTGGGGCAATCAAAAAGAGTAACTACGTATCCCAATGACGACAGCGCTACCGTTGCCGGCAATTTCTTGCTGTCGTGCCTCATCCTGATTTTTTTCTGTTGCATCGGTGTAAATCAAACCGCATTGGCAGCCGGCATCACGGTGAAATCGGTGCGCATCGGGTTAACGCCGGATTTTACGCGCATCACACTGGAATCCAATCAGCCGCTCGAATATGAATTAAGCATGCTGGAAAACCCGCACCGGGTAGTCGTCGATTTAAACAATACGCAGATCTCGCAGGCGCTTGCGACATTGCCGCAAAAGGTCGACGCCATTGATCCTTTTGTGCAGAAAATCCGCGTCGGCCAATATAAACCGCATGTCATCCGGTTGGTGTTCGATCTGAAAGCCAATGTCGTGCCGCGCACATCGGTTATCGAACCCAAGGAGAACTTTGCCCATCGCTTGATTCTGGATATTTATCATCCGAACAAAGCCGGCAAAGTGGAATCCAGCGCTCGTGCCGGTGCAGCGGTGAATACGGATTTTGAAGCGGATGTTCTGGATGAATTGGTTGCCACATTGGTACAAGGTGGTGCCAAGCAAAAAACAGAACCAGCAAAACTCATTTGGCCGCATGCGCCCAAACCGCAATTGAATTCAGCGAGCCAAGCCAAGCAAATCAACAATACTTCCGTATCTTCCGCAGCACCTAGCCGGAAACCCGGCAAAGCGCCGCAAAAAAGTCTGGCTCCCCGGATTCTCGTGATCGCGATCGATCCCGGCCATGGCGGCAAAGACCCCGGTGCGGTGGGAAATCAAGGCACCCATGAAAAAGATGTCACTTTGGCAATTGCCAAGAAACTGAAGGAGCGCATCGACAAGGAACCGAACATGCGCGCAGTTCTGACGCGCGACGGCGATTATTATATTTCCTTGCCGCAACGCCGCATTAACGCGCGCCGCGCCAATGCCGACTTGTTCGTGTCGATCCATGCGGATGCCAACCCCAGAGCGCACGCCCACGGCTCTTCGGTCTTTACGTTATCCGAGCACGGCGCGACTTCGACCACCGCGAGCTGGCTTGCCAACAAGGAAAATAGCGTCGATAACGATTTGATGGGCGGCATCGATATCACATCGAAATCGAAAGACATTAAGGAACTGCTGCTGGATCTGTCCCTGAATGCCACCATCAATGACAGCGTCAAGCTCGCGGAATACGTTCTAAAGCAGCTCGGCGGTATTAATCATTTGCATAAAAGAAATGTCGAACAAGCCGGTTTCGCTGTGCTGAAATCACCCGACATTCCTTCCATCCTGGTGGAAACCGCTTTTCTCAGCAATCCCAGAGAAGAAGAAAAACTGCGCAGTAAAGGCTACCAAGACAAAATGGCGGATGCGATGTACTTAGGCATCAAAAAATACTTCGCCGACAATCCGGCGCTGGCGCGTTCGGCAGTGGCTCAAGCCGAATAA
- a CDS encoding GIY-YIG nuclease family protein, translating to MFVGSTFSGDQDRDLMWVQHDLWFKINGAWFEEDGLAMGTSFYMFSCARKAVMFFTETNPLFFPEREGLSTISNFDHRVLQVPHELLASFYRWRIQTVRLPAFSAALADYRAYLLDSWKMYLRYEVAHITFGRLDIAEQIVRAVIFQNTEKGYVAEDRIIAELDQRYGQSFRSDRERFSKCTGVSSENEGFVYVMVSPALKEDFLKIGKTIRSPQKRAQEISTGTGVPLRFYVVFQVMVSDCHQVEKLVHTELASHRSTSSREFFEIPLDKAVEAIRAIALYYPPNNRSQGIRS from the coding sequence ATGTTTGTAGGCTCAACTTTCTCTGGAGATCAAGATCGAGACTTGATGTGGGTGCAGCATGATCTGTGGTTCAAGATCAACGGCGCATGGTTCGAAGAAGACGGCCTTGCGATGGGAACATCTTTTTATATGTTTTCGTGTGCTCGCAAGGCGGTAATGTTTTTCACGGAGACGAATCCGTTGTTTTTTCCTGAACGGGAAGGACTGTCAACAATTTCAAACTTTGATCATCGTGTGCTCCAAGTACCTCATGAACTTTTGGCATCCTTCTATCGCTGGCGGATTCAGACGGTTAGATTGCCCGCATTCTCGGCTGCACTTGCTGACTATCGTGCCTACCTGCTTGATTCTTGGAAGATGTACCTGCGGTATGAAGTAGCTCATATCACCTTTGGACGACTTGATATCGCTGAACAAATTGTGCGTGCAGTTATTTTCCAGAATACTGAGAAAGGATATGTAGCAGAAGATCGTATTATCGCGGAATTAGACCAAAGATATGGCCAATCCTTCCGATCGGATCGAGAAAGGTTTTCGAAGTGCACGGGCGTCTCTTCTGAAAACGAAGGCTTCGTTTACGTCATGGTCAGCCCGGCATTGAAAGAAGATTTTCTTAAAATTGGCAAAACAATTCGTAGCCCGCAGAAGCGCGCTCAAGAGATTAGTACAGGAACCGGTGTGCCATTGCGGTTTTATGTGGTTTTTCAGGTGATGGTTTCAGATTGCCATCAAGTTGAGAAGCTGGTTCACACTGAGTTGGCATCTCATCGTTCTACGTCGTCTCGTGAATTTTTCGAGATACCCCTGGACAAAGCCGTTGAAGCAATTAGAGCAATCGCCTTGTACTATCCGCCTAACAATCGCTCCCAAGGTATCAGATCTTGA
- the tsaE gene encoding tRNA (adenosine(37)-N6)-threonylcarbamoyltransferase complex ATPase subunit type 1 TsaE: MHSTAAESARNFSCYLADDSVTLKFGEKLSTYLHAGLTIHLIGNLGAGKTTVTRGILHGLGYTHAVKSPTYNLVEIYKISGVYFYHFDFYRFNDYLEWEEAGFREYFNSDSICVVEWPEKAGDLLPEPDLRLVLSILDNGRKIELQACTEAGKQCLKQWGNQKE, translated from the coding sequence ATGCATTCGACAGCGGCTGAATCAGCGCGCAATTTTTCCTGTTATCTTGCCGACGATTCAGTAACCCTGAAATTCGGTGAAAAATTATCTACTTATTTACATGCCGGTTTAACCATTCACTTGATCGGCAATCTCGGTGCCGGCAAAACCACAGTGACGCGCGGTATTCTACACGGGCTCGGATACACACATGCCGTCAAAAGTCCGACCTACAATTTAGTTGAAATCTACAAAATCTCTGGGGTATACTTCTATCACTTTGATTTTTATCGATTCAATGATTATCTTGAATGGGAAGAAGCCGGTTTTCGCGAGTATTTTAATTCAGATTCCATCTGCGTGGTGGAGTGGCCCGAAAAAGCAGGCGATTTATTACCCGAACCTGATCTGCGACTTGTGCTCAGCATTCTCGATAACGGCCGTAAAATCGAACTTCAGGCTTGCACAGAGGCGGGAAAACAATGCTTGAAACAGTGGGGCAATCAAAAAGAGTAA
- a CDS encoding ABC transporter permease has protein sequence MRQWYQLYSQEGCASIVLTGSYTLTALKPVLKPLTDELSKQAKNPDLYWDLTGIGQMDTAGTAMLWRIWQARRPRHLQLRPEHERMFARLERLPIVKAEVEQRDLLWPLTALGRLALLLWQHAVGLVMLIGRLLLDLIYLSRNPVYIPWREISANLYRTGAQALGITALVGFLIGIVLSYLSSKQLQLFGADIFIINILGISIIRELGPMLASILVAGRSGSSMTAQLGVMRVTQELDALTVMGISHSQRLILPKVLGLGIAMPLLVMWTSAIALLGGMVAAEWQLGLNHQYFLTALPDAVPIANLWLGLGKGIVCGMVIALIACHFGLRIKPNTESLGEGTTSSVVTAITMVIIIDAIFAVLFSDVGLT, from the coding sequence ATGCGGCAGTGGTATCAGCTTTACTCTCAAGAAGGCTGCGCATCGATTGTTTTAACCGGCAGCTATACCCTGACGGCTTTAAAGCCGGTCTTGAAACCATTGACCGATGAGCTCAGCAAGCAGGCGAAAAATCCGGATTTATACTGGGATCTGACCGGCATCGGACAAATGGATACGGCCGGTACCGCCATGCTGTGGCGCATATGGCAAGCGCGGCGGCCTCGGCACCTGCAATTGCGCCCCGAGCACGAAAGAATGTTTGCGCGCTTGGAACGTTTACCCATTGTAAAAGCGGAAGTCGAACAGCGCGATTTACTGTGGCCCCTGACGGCACTGGGAAGATTAGCGCTGCTCCTGTGGCAGCATGCCGTGGGATTGGTCATGTTGATCGGCCGCTTGCTGCTGGATTTGATTTACTTATCGCGTAACCCCGTTTATATTCCCTGGCGCGAAATTTCCGCGAATTTGTACCGCACCGGTGCGCAAGCGCTCGGCATTACTGCGCTGGTAGGATTTCTAATCGGAATCGTTTTAAGTTATCTGTCATCGAAACAGTTACAGTTGTTCGGCGCCGATATTTTTATTATCAACATCCTGGGAATCAGCATCATCCGCGAATTGGGCCCCATGCTGGCATCGATTCTGGTCGCCGGCCGCTCCGGCTCATCCATGACGGCGCAACTCGGTGTCATGCGCGTAACTCAGGAACTGGATGCTTTGACGGTCATGGGCATTTCGCATAGTCAGCGCCTGATATTACCAAAAGTGCTGGGGCTCGGTATCGCCATGCCATTGCTGGTCATGTGGACCAGTGCCATCGCATTGCTGGGCGGAATGGTCGCAGCCGAATGGCAGCTTGGCTTGAACCATCAATACTTTTTAACCGCATTGCCCGATGCGGTGCCCATCGCCAACCTGTGGCTCGGACTCGGCAAAGGGATTGTGTGCGGCATGGTGATCGCGCTGATCGCTTGTCATTTTGGTTTAAGAATCAAACCCAATACGGAGAGTCTTGGTGAAGGCACCACATCTTCGGTGGTCACGGCGATCACCATGGTCATTATCATCGATGCGATTTTTGCTGTACTATTTTCCGATGTAGGGCTCACCTGA
- the ampD gene encoding 1,6-anhydro-N-acetylmuramyl-L-alanine amidase AmpD codes for MRLDATGLLDSAKFIASPNYDERPPGTDINLLVIHNISLPPNEFGGDGVIELFTNCIDPAAHPYYQALQGLKVSAHFFIRRDGALIQFVPCIQRAWHAGVSNWQGRERCNDFSIGIELEGSDTTPFTDAQYEVLIGLTQCLCERYPIQSIAGHSDIAPGRKTDPGPWFDWKRYDSSLSSNLINRPANNTPS; via the coding sequence ATGCGTCTGGACGCCACCGGATTGCTCGATTCCGCTAAATTCATCGCCTCGCCGAATTATGACGAACGCCCGCCGGGCACGGACATCAATCTATTGGTGATCCACAACATCAGCCTGCCGCCCAATGAATTCGGCGGCGATGGTGTGATCGAACTGTTCACCAACTGCATCGATCCGGCTGCACACCCCTATTATCAAGCGCTACAGGGTTTGAAGGTATCGGCACACTTTTTCATCCGCCGCGATGGCGCTCTAATTCAATTCGTACCGTGCATCCAGCGCGCCTGGCATGCGGGTGTCTCGAACTGGCAAGGCCGCGAACGCTGCAACGATTTCTCGATCGGCATCGAGCTCGAAGGCAGCGACACCACGCCGTTTACCGACGCGCAATATGAAGTACTGATCGGTTTGACACAATGTTTGTGCGAACGATATCCGATTCAGAGTATCGCCGGGCATTCGGACATCGCCCCCGGGCGCAAAACCGACCCGGGGCCTTGGTTTGATTGGAAAAGATATGACAGCAGTTTGAGCAGCAATTTAATTAACCGACCAGCCAATAACACACCGTCGTAA
- a CDS encoding SLC13/DASS family transporter, translating into MIRYWSLILGPCFAIVMAISMNASGWDAKACWAGAIVTLCVVWWIFEPIPIPVTSIIPLAVFPLAGVLTKEDIARAYGDDMVLLMLGGFMISAALAHSGAHHRLALGLIRIVGGHSSRRIVFGFLCACAFISMWISNTATTLMMLPLALAVIDQSNDKKLAIPLLLSIAYGSSIGGLGSPIGTPPNLVFMREYESFTGITVSFTQWMSWGVPVVLLMTPLAGLWLTRHLHFKGDLAMPPAGPWRAEERRMLLIFGLTVLAWITRNEPFGGWSVWLGLKGASDATVALIAVVAMFLIPNGRGGQLLNWDTAVKVPWGILILFAGGIAIAQAFIETGLSQAVGEQLSVLSGLHPLIIIVCVALLVTFLTEVTSNTAITVLLMPILGPAALAANVDPALLMLPAAMAASYGFMMPVGTPPNAIVFGTGAVPISSMVREGLVLNFIGAAVITTVCYWLVG; encoded by the coding sequence ATGATCCGGTATTGGTCGCTTATTCTCGGTCCCTGCTTCGCCATAGTTATGGCCATAAGCATGAACGCCTCCGGCTGGGACGCCAAAGCCTGTTGGGCTGGTGCCATCGTCACTCTGTGCGTCGTCTGGTGGATTTTTGAGCCGATTCCGATTCCGGTGACGTCGATCATTCCGTTGGCGGTGTTTCCGTTGGCGGGGGTGTTGACCAAGGAGGACATCGCGCGAGCGTACGGCGACGATATGGTGTTGCTGATGCTCGGCGGTTTTATGATCTCGGCGGCGCTGGCGCATTCCGGCGCGCATCACCGGCTGGCGCTCGGGTTGATTCGTATCGTCGGCGGGCATAGCAGCCGGCGTATCGTGTTCGGTTTTTTGTGCGCCTGCGCGTTTATCAGCATGTGGATTTCCAATACCGCGACCACGCTGATGATGTTGCCGCTGGCATTGGCGGTGATCGATCAGAGCAACGATAAAAAGCTCGCTATCCCGTTGCTGCTGTCAATCGCTTACGGCAGCAGTATCGGCGGATTGGGTTCGCCGATCGGCACACCGCCGAATCTGGTGTTCATGCGCGAATATGAAAGCTTCACGGGAATCACGGTCAGTTTTACGCAGTGGATGAGCTGGGGTGTGCCGGTGGTGCTGTTGATGACGCCGCTGGCGGGTTTGTGGCTGACCCGGCATTTGCATTTCAAGGGTGATTTGGCGATGCCTCCGGCAGGGCCATGGCGCGCGGAAGAACGGCGCATGCTGTTGATTTTCGGGCTGACCGTGCTGGCGTGGATCACGCGCAACGAACCGTTCGGCGGTTGGAGCGTCTGGCTCGGTCTGAAAGGAGCGAGCGATGCGACGGTGGCATTGATCGCCGTGGTGGCGATGTTTCTGATCCCGAACGGCCGTGGCGGCCAATTGCTGAACTGGGATACCGCCGTCAAGGTGCCGTGGGGTATTTTGATTTTGTTTGCCGGAGGGATTGCGATTGCGCAGGCGTTCATCGAAACCGGATTGTCGCAAGCGGTGGGCGAGCAGTTATCCGTTCTGTCCGGTTTGCATCCGTTGATCATCATTGTATGCGTCGCATTATTGGTTACTTTTCTTACTGAAGTTACGAGTAATACGGCCATCACCGTTTTGTTGATGCCGATTCTTGGTCCGGCTGCACTAGCCGCCAATGTCGATCCCGCGCTGCTGATGCTGCCGGCCGCGATGGCCGCCAGCTATGGTTTCATGATGCCGGTCGGCACGCCGCCGAATGCCATCGTGTTCGGCACCGGCGCGGTGCCGATCAGCAGCATGGTGCGCGAAGGGTTAGTGCTTAATTTCATCGGCGCAGCGGTGATTACGACGGTGTGTTATTGGCTGGTCGGTTAA